Part of the Acidobacteriota bacterium genome is shown below.
ATGAACTCGCCGGCCAGCCAGTCGAGCAACTCGGGGTGGGTCGGTTGACCGCCATTGAAACCGAGATCATTGGGATTCTCCACCAGGCCCCTTCCGAAGAGGTAGTGCCAAACGCGGTTCACCATGGTTCTGGCGAAGATGGGATTTCGGGGATTCGCCAGCCACTCCGCCAACCGAATTCGGCGATCCGCTTCGGGAGCGTCTACCTCCAGTCCGAACTCGGGCGAACCAGCCGGGATGCAGGACAAGCCCCCGGCCGACACCTTCTCCAATTTCGTGTTCGGGTCGCCGCGTTCCAGCAGCCAGGTCGAGCCGGGCTGCCGGACGTCGGCGGCATAGATCCTCTGCGGGTCCGGAATCGCCTCCCGCCGCGCCCGCAAATTCTTCAGTTCGGCCCGCAGTTCGAGCGCCCTCGATCTCTCGGCGGAAGTCATGACCGGGTCCAATTCTTCTTGCCGGACATTGGGAGCCCCGCCCCGGTAGGAGGCCTCCACCTGATCCTCGGTCAGGGCGACGTCGTAAAGGCGCGCTTCCTCCAGTTCAAGGTCCTTGGAGACGTTGAACGCCACTCTCGCTTCCCCGGCCAGGTAAGTCTGCAGCCGGCCTTCCGGGATCCTGATGTCGGGAGTGTAGGCCTCGCCGTACGGTTTGCCATCTCGGTAAAGGCGAATGCTGTGGTCGGCCGCGTAGCAGATCGCGATATGGATCAACCGGGCGGCCTCGCCGGTTTCCGCTGTCCCGTTCCCATCCGCGGTGCGGAAGGAGCTGCTGCTGGAATTCACCCACTCCTTGGAGTCCCCGCCGGAGAACATGATGCCGTCCTTGACGGCGCCGAGCAAAGCTTCCGTGTTGTGGATTTGAACGGCGGTGATCAACTCTTCCGGAAGCCGGTTCAACCAGAACCAGGCTTCGATCGTCTTTTCCCGCAATTCCCGGGGGAGCGGGACCGTCTTGACGGCCGCCGACACCTTGGCGTCTGTGCCGGCGGCCACCCGCAGGCGCCCTTCGGCCAGGACCACTTTCTCCGACATCTCGATGTGCAGGGACCCCGCCGAGTCGCGGCTGTTGAGATCGAAGGTCCACCGGGCGATGGGAGAGGGCGCGGTGACGTTCGCCGGACCGCCTGACCTCCGTGACAGCACACGCCGACGAGCGGGAAGCTCGATGGAGGCCAGACGGTCCTCAAGCTCCGCGATCCGACCCTCGAGCGATTGCACCTGTTCCCCTCGCGCCTGCTGCTCTCCGGGCGTCAGCAGGTCCCGGTCTCCCTGCCAGACGCCGTCGAAGGCGGCCTTCATCCGGTAATACTCGCGCTGCGGGATGGGGTCGTACTTGTGGTCGTGGCAGCGCGCGCAGTTCACGGTCAGGCCCAGGAAGGTCTGCGAGACCGTCCCGATCATCTCCTCCATCTGTTCCTGCCGGACCATCTCGCGCTGCACGGGTACGCTGGACATGAGTCCCACGGTGTCGGAGGGTCCGGACACCAGAAACCCGGTGGCGACGACACCGTCACGGGTGACCGGCGCCAACACGTCGCCGGCGATCTGTTCCCGCGCGAAATCCAGGTAGGGTTTGTCCTGGTTGAAGCTCCCGATGACGTAGTCGCGATAGGGCCAGGCGTTTTCCCGGAGCGTGTCCCGTTCGAACCCCTCGCTCTCGGCGAAACGCACCACGTCGAGCCAATGCCGCCCCCAGCGTTCCCCGTAGCGGGGGGACGCCAGAAGCCGGTCGATCAGCTTTTCGTACGCCGCAGGCGAGGAGTCGTCCAGGAAGGCCGAGATCTCCTCGAAACTGGGCGGTAGTCCGATGAGGTCGTAGCCGGCTCGGCGAATGAGCGTACGGCGGCCGGCCGGTGGACTGGGGTCCAAACCCGCTTCCCGCATCCGGGCGTAAACGAACCGGTCGATGGGCGAGGACTGCCAGTGCTCCGGCGTGGTATCCGGCGATGGCGGCTGAGGTTTGCGCAAGGGCTGGAAGGACCACCAGTTGGAGTCGCTGCGCTTGATTGGCGATTTTGACCCGATCGGACG
Proteins encoded:
- a CDS encoding DUF1553 domain-containing protein; translated protein: MKRNRTIIVFLSIAGLALASRARSEVGPSDPESRATELIAAECLGCHNSELATSGLDLTQLETALRGGDHGPALVPGHPESSLLWSRVSSGEMPPGSPLSAADREVFRDWIAAGAAWDRPIGSKSPIKRSDSNWWSFQPLRKPQPPSPDTTPEHWQSSPIDRFVYARMREAGLDPSPPAGRRTLIRRAGYDLIGLPPSFEEISAFLDDSSPAAYEKLIDRLLASPRYGERWGRHWLDVVRFAESEGFERDTLRENAWPYRDYVIGSFNQDKPYLDFAREQIAGDVLAPVTRDGVVATGFLVSGPSDTVGLMSSVPVQREMVRQEQMEEMIGTVSQTFLGLTVNCARCHDHKYDPIPQREYYRMKAAFDGVWQGDRDLLTPGEQQARGEQVQSLEGRIAELEDRLASIELPARRRVLSRRSGGPANVTAPSPIARWTFDLNSRDSAGSLHIEMSEKVVLAEGRLRVAAGTDAKVSAAVKTVPLPRELREKTIEAWFWLNRLPEELITAVQIHNTEALLGAVKDGIMFSGGDSKEWVNSSSSSFRTADGNGTAETGEAARLIHIAICYAADHSIRLYRDGKPYGEAYTPDIRIPEGRLQTYLAGEARVAFNVSKDLELEEARLYDVALTEDQVEASYRGGAPNVRQEELDPVMTSAERSRALELRAELKNLRARREAIPDPQRIYAADVRQPGSTWLLERGDPNTKLEKVSAGGLSCIPAGSPEFGLEVDAPEADRRIRLAEWLANPRNPIFARTMVNRVWHYLFGRGLVENPNDLGFNGGQPTHPELLDWLAGEFIRGGWSVKNLHRLIMTSQTYRQASAWRAAAAEIDAGNRLLWRYAPRRLEGEAIRDAMLLASGQVNWEMGGPSFRPFRSEEKPGAFEMYTQVDADEPALNRRSVYRMSVVSAPSPLLDSFDCPNPNVKTPKRVVTTTALQALSLMNNAFVLRQARAFAGRVERESESGREHQVRRAFRIALGRSPGREESRWSEDLVGEHGLSSLCWGLFNTSEFLYVN